From Zingiber officinale cultivar Zhangliang chromosome 5B, Zo_v1.1, whole genome shotgun sequence, the proteins below share one genomic window:
- the LOC121987910 gene encoding protein NONRESPONDING TO OXYLIPINS 2, mitochondrial-like isoform X1 yields MASLCRSAAMATARSVVERTRSLLSNSTPSRRAASTLRRSMAPALGSVESLMPLHSAIASARLKSFIAVDSSCWSWLSQGRSLPL; encoded by the exons ATGGCGTCGCTTTGCAGATCCGCCGCCATGGCCACCGCGAGATCCGTGGTGGAGCGCACCAGATCCCTGCTCTCGAACTCCACACCGTCGCGTAGAGCTGCCTCAACCCTGAGGAG GTCCATGGCGCCGGCACTGGGAAGCGTCGAGTCGCTGATGCCGCTTCACAGCGCCATTGCATCCGCCCGTCTCAAGTCTTTCATCGCTGTCGATTCTTCATGCTGGAGTTGGCTCTCCCAAG GACGTTCTTTGCCTTTGTGA
- the LOC121987910 gene encoding protein NONRESPONDING TO OXYLIPINS 2, mitochondrial-like isoform X2: MASLCRSAAMATARSVVERTRSLLSNSTPSRRAASTLRRSMAPALGSVESLMPLHSAIASARLKSFIAVDSSCWSWLSQGLNKRI, translated from the exons ATGGCGTCGCTTTGCAGATCCGCCGCCATGGCCACCGCGAGATCCGTGGTGGAGCGCACCAGATCCCTGCTCTCGAACTCCACACCGTCGCGTAGAGCTGCCTCAACCCTGAGGAG GTCCATGGCGCCGGCACTGGGAAGCGTCGAGTCGCTGATGCCGCTTCACAGCGCCATTGCATCCGCCCGTCTCAAGTCTTTCATCGCTGTCGATTCTTCATGCTGGAGTTGGCTCTCCCAAG GTCTAAACAAGCGCATCTGA
- the LOC121986200 gene encoding lariat debranching enzyme-like, translating into MKIAVEGCLHGELDKVYATIQHIEQVENTKIDLLLCCGDFQAVRNENDLESLSCPPKYRSMNSFWKYYSGQAVAPVPTIFIGGNHEASNYLWELYYGGWAAPNIYFLGYSGVIKFGNIRIGGLSGIYKSGHYHLGHFERPPYTDRDLRSVYHIREYDVMKLKQIKDPIDVFMSHDWPVGIYEYGNSKRLVQHKPFFKEEIEKRTLGSMPAAELLSQLKPQYWFSAHLHCKFSAVVKHKEDDSITKFLALDKCLPGRSFLQIIDINSNSGPHEIHYDDEWLAITRKFNSVFPLSRKSIRFRSEQYDKQIYCEWVRNKLNARGARPFDFVQTVAPFHPSQPFNNRSTTGHCRNPQTESLLEFLELPYLLDTAVETNTPTQNKNTVDSRDSWNQYQDDGKSAGDENIIELDEVEDEDEDDEDV; encoded by the exons ATGAAG ATAGCGGTGGAAGGATGCTTGCACGGGGAGTTGGATAAGGTTTACGCCACGATTCAGCATATCGAGCAGGTGGAGAACACGAAGATTGACCTTCTTCTTTGTTGCGGCGACTTTCAG GCAGTCAGAAATGAAAATGATCTTGAAAGCTTAAGTTGCCCACCGAAGTATCGAAGTATGAATTCATTTTGGAAGTATTATTCTGGGCAAGCAGTAGCTCCAGTCCCAACTATATTCATTGGTGGGAACCATGAAGCATCAAATTACTTATGGGAATT ATATTATGGTGGATGGGCTGCACCTAATATTTATTTCTTGGGCTACTCTGGTGTAATCAAGTTTGGCAACATAAGAATCGGTGGACTCTCTGGGATTTATAAGTCTGGACATTATCATCTAG GACATTTTGAGAGACCTCCATATACTGATAGGGATCTTCGGTCTGTGTATCATATTCGTGAATATGATGTAATGAAGCTCAAGCAAATTAAGGACCCAATAGATGTTTTCATGTCGCATGATTGGCCTGTTGGTATTTATGAATATGGAAACTCAAAGCGTCTTGTTCAACACAAACCATTttttaaagaagag ATCGAGAAGAGAACTCTTGGTAGTATGCCTGCTGCAGAGCTGCTGAGCCAACTGAAGCCTCAGTATTGGTTTTCAGCTCATCTTCACTGCAAATTTTCAGCTGTTGTTAAGCACAAGGAGGATGATTCTATAACAAAGTTCCTAGCCCTTGACAAATGCCTTCCAGGTCGGAGTTTTTTACAG ATTATTGATATCAACTCTAACTCAGGACCTCATGAAATTCACTATGATGATGAATGGCTGGCGATAACAAGAAAATTTAATAGTGTCTTTCCATTGAGCAGAAAATCTATTCGCTTTAG GTCTGAACAGTATGACAAACAAATCTATTGTGAGTGGGTGAGAAATAAACTAAATGCCAGAGGAGCCAGACCATTTGATTTTGTGCAGACTGTTGCACCTTTTCACCCTTCTCAGCCATTCAACAACAGATCAACTACAG GACATTGTCGGAACCCCCAGACAGAGTCATTGTTGGAGTTTTTAGAGCTCCCTTATCTTCTTGATACTGCTGTAGAGACCAATACAccaactcaaaataaaaatacTGTTGATTCTAGAG ATTCTTGGAATCAATATCAGGACGATGGTAAATCTGCTGGAGATGAGAATATTATTGAGCTCGATGAAgttgaagatgaagatgaagatgacgAAGATGTATGA
- the LOC121986201 gene encoding transcription factor bHLH18-like isoform X1, whose amino-acid sequence MEEAMASPCYSDMCGIVQGVDQGFFNRWDLQQLEVALGQGSEQSPSSESHCERPKKQLRTRSWSSCTTAADQNSASAPRILSFGKPDSPICHSGFYGGVVKKKVEEAAEGSVSNGSRRSTPAKRTSAHNHEHIMAERKRREKLSQRFIELSAIVPGLKKMDKASVLSDAIKYLKQLQDKVMNLEDQITKRSIESAVLVRKTQLCVEDESDDDGHFKDDRRRRSCFLPPKIEARVCDKSILIKIHCENRKGVLVQTLSEIEKLHLSVVNTSVIPFPGNSLDITVASQIEEAFSMSARDVVKRLNSAFRQFK is encoded by the exons ATGGAAGAAGCCATGGCATCTCCATGCTACTCTGATATG TGCGGAATTGTGCAGGGCGTGGATCAGGGATTCTTCAACCGATGGGACTTGCAGCAGCTGGAGGTGGCTTTGGGACAGGGCTCGGAGCAGAGTCCGTCCTCCGAGAGCCACTGCGAGAGGCCCAAGAAGCAGCTCAGGACCAGAAGCTGGAGCTCCTGCACCACCGCCGCCGACCAGAACTCCGCCTCCGCTCCGAGAATTCTGTCGTTCGGGAAGCCCGATTCGCCGATCTGCCACTCGGGCTTCTACGGTGGCGTGGTGAAGAAGAAGGTGGAGGAGGCGGCTGAGGGCTCCGTCAGCAATGGCTCCAGGAGAAGCACCCCGGCGAAGAGGACGTCGGCGCACAACCATGAACACATCATGGCGGAGAGGAAGCGGAGGGAGAAGCTGAGCCAGCGATTTATCGAGCTCTCGGCCATCGTTCCTGGTCTGAAAAAG ATGGACAAAGCTTCAGTTCTCAGCGACGCGATCAAGTACTTGAAGCAGCTCCAAGACAAGGTCATGAACCTCGAAGACCAGATCACGAAGAGGAGCATCGAGTCGGCAGTTCTGGTGAGGAAGACTCAGCTTTGCGTCGAAGACGAATCCGACGACGATGGCCATTTCAAAGACGATCGCCGACGGCGAAGTTGCTTCTTACCCCCCAAGATCGAGGCGCGAGTCTGCGACAAGTCCATCCTGATCAAGATCCACTGCGAGAACCGCAAGGGCGTGCTGGTTCAAACGCTGTCGGAGATCGAGAAGCTCCACCTCTCGGTGGTGAACACCAGCGTGATACCGTTCCCCGGCAACTCCCTCGACATCACCGTCGCGTCTCAG ATCGAGGAGGCCTTTTCAATGTCGGCTAGGGacgtggtgaagaggctgaattcAGCATTCAGGCAGTTCAAATGA
- the LOC121986201 gene encoding transcription factor bHLH25-like isoform X2, with product MEEAMASPCYSDMGVDQGFFNRWDLQQLEVALGQGSEQSPSSESHCERPKKQLRTRSWSSCTTAADQNSASAPRILSFGKPDSPICHSGFYGGVVKKKVEEAAEGSVSNGSRRSTPAKRTSAHNHEHIMAERKRREKLSQRFIELSAIVPGLKKMDKASVLSDAIKYLKQLQDKVMNLEDQITKRSIESAVLVRKTQLCVEDESDDDGHFKDDRRRRSCFLPPKIEARVCDKSILIKIHCENRKGVLVQTLSEIEKLHLSVVNTSVIPFPGNSLDITVASQIEEAFSMSARDVVKRLNSAFRQFK from the exons ATGGAAGAAGCCATGGCATCTCCATGCTACTCTGATATG GGCGTGGATCAGGGATTCTTCAACCGATGGGACTTGCAGCAGCTGGAGGTGGCTTTGGGACAGGGCTCGGAGCAGAGTCCGTCCTCCGAGAGCCACTGCGAGAGGCCCAAGAAGCAGCTCAGGACCAGAAGCTGGAGCTCCTGCACCACCGCCGCCGACCAGAACTCCGCCTCCGCTCCGAGAATTCTGTCGTTCGGGAAGCCCGATTCGCCGATCTGCCACTCGGGCTTCTACGGTGGCGTGGTGAAGAAGAAGGTGGAGGAGGCGGCTGAGGGCTCCGTCAGCAATGGCTCCAGGAGAAGCACCCCGGCGAAGAGGACGTCGGCGCACAACCATGAACACATCATGGCGGAGAGGAAGCGGAGGGAGAAGCTGAGCCAGCGATTTATCGAGCTCTCGGCCATCGTTCCTGGTCTGAAAAAG ATGGACAAAGCTTCAGTTCTCAGCGACGCGATCAAGTACTTGAAGCAGCTCCAAGACAAGGTCATGAACCTCGAAGACCAGATCACGAAGAGGAGCATCGAGTCGGCAGTTCTGGTGAGGAAGACTCAGCTTTGCGTCGAAGACGAATCCGACGACGATGGCCATTTCAAAGACGATCGCCGACGGCGAAGTTGCTTCTTACCCCCCAAGATCGAGGCGCGAGTCTGCGACAAGTCCATCCTGATCAAGATCCACTGCGAGAACCGCAAGGGCGTGCTGGTTCAAACGCTGTCGGAGATCGAGAAGCTCCACCTCTCGGTGGTGAACACCAGCGTGATACCGTTCCCCGGCAACTCCCTCGACATCACCGTCGCGTCTCAG ATCGAGGAGGCCTTTTCAATGTCGGCTAGGGacgtggtgaagaggctgaattcAGCATTCAGGCAGTTCAAATGA